From Penaeus vannamei isolate JL-2024 chromosome 37, ASM4276789v1, whole genome shotgun sequence, one genomic window encodes:
- the LOC113830387 gene encoding NAD(P) transhydrogenase, mitochondrial has translation MASLLRISLSTLELSNSSRGKLLCSVRGLRTHARLCESAKEAEPIKGIPYKNLTIGVPKEIWQNERRVALAPAAVTALSKKGFTVNVEDNAGVLAKYPNAAFEEAGAKIVDRNAAFTSDIVLKIRQPALEEVDLLKDNGMLISFLYPAQNKELLDKMASKKITAFAMDCVPRISRAQVFDALSSMANIAGYRAVVEASNHFGRFFTGQITAAGKVPPAKVLVIGGGVAGLAAVGQAKNMGAIVRAFDTRAAVKEQVESFGAEFLEVNVKESGEGTGGYAKEMSKEFIEAEMALFAKQAKEVDIIISTALIPGKKAPVLIKKEHVDLMKPGSVVVDLAAEAGGNIETTVPGEVSVYNDVTHIGLTDLPSRLPTQSSFLYGNNISKFLLSIGEKDHFNINLEDEVVRGSIILQNGQLMWPPPPPPEPSPGAVPAAAAAPAAVKEPPPPPNYFNITMKDALMYTAGLGSLVSLGIGSPNAAMTQMMTTFALSGIVGYHTVWSVTPALHSPLMSVTNAISGITAVGGLLLMGGGYYPTNVIEALAASAAFISFINIFGGFIVTQRMLDMFKRPTDPPEYNYLYGIPATAFLGGYAASAAAGYAESHQMAYLAASLCCVGALAGLSNQATCRLGNTLGIIGVSGGIAATIGQLVPANPVLLQMGGAAALGGAIGSTIAKKIEITDLPQLVAAFHSLVGAAAVLTCIATYLHDFPHFATDPAANAIKTALFLGTYIGGVTFSGSLVAYGKLQGLLDSAPLLLPGRHALNASLLAANIGAMAYYFIDPSLNAGLSMLGATTTLSAVMGVTLTMAIGGADMPVVITVLNSYSGWALCAEGFMLNNNLMTVVGALIGSSGAILSYIMCKAMNRSLPNVILGGFGTSSTGTGKPMEITGTHTETNVEQTVEMMTNAKNIIIVPGYGLCVAKAQYPIAEMVDILKKKGKNVRFGIHPVAGRMPGQLNVLLAEAGVPYDVVLEMEEINDDFPETDLVLVIGANDTVNSAAEDDPNSIIAGMPVLRVWLSQQVIVMKRSLGVGYAAVDNPIFFKENTNMLLGDAKKTCDALLTKLKEHYD, from the exons ATGGCGTCGTTGTTACGCATCTCGCTTTCGACGCTAGAGCTGTCGAACAGCAGCCGGGGGAAGCTGCTGTGCTCGGTCCGTGGCCTTCGAACTCATGCCCGCCTCTGCGAGAGTGCCAAGGAAGCAGAGCCCATCAAGGGGATCCCCTACAAGAACCTGACCATTGGTGTCCCAAAGGAGATCTGGCAGAATGAGAGGAG AGTGGCTTTGGCCCCTGCTGCTGTTACTGCCTTGAGTAAGAAAGGTTTCACTGTGAACGTAGAGGACAATGCTGGAGTGCTGGCAAAGTACCCCAATGCTGCCTTTGAGGAAGCTGGTGCCAAAATTGTAGATAGGAATGCAGCTTTCACTTCTG ATATTGTACTCAAGATCCGGCAGCCTGCTCTTGAAGAGGTTGACCTGCTGAAGGATAATGGCATGTTGATTTCCTTCCTGTATCCTGCGCAGAACAAAGAGCTTCTTGATAAAATGGCATCCAAGAAGATTACTGCTTTTG CCATGGATTGTGTTCCAAGAATATCAAGAGCTCAGGTGTTTGATGCACTGAGCTCCATGGCCAATATCGCAGGTTACAGAGCTGTTGTCGAGGCTTCAAACCACTTCGGTCGATTCTTTACTG GTCAGATTACTGCTGCTGGTAAGGTCCCACCTGCAAAAGTACTGGTCATTGGTGGTGGCGTTGCTGGCCTGGCTGCCGTTGGTCAAGCTAAGAACATGGGAGCCATTGTCCGTGCTTTTGACACCCGAGCTGCTGTAAAGGAACAGGTCGAGTCTTTCGGTGCAGAGTTCTTGGAAGTGAATGTTAAG GAATCGGGTGAGGGAACAGGTGGTTATGCCAAGGAAATGTCAAAGGAGTTTATTGAGGCAGAGATGGCTCTGTTTGCCAAGCAGGCGAAGGAAGTTGACATCATTATTTCGACTGCTTTGATCCCTGGAAAGAAGGCTCCAGTTTTGATCAAGAAG gaACACGTTGATCTCATGAAGCCTGGCTCTGTCGTAGTAGACTTGGCAGCTGAGGCAGGAGGCAACATTGAAACAACAGTCCCAGGTGAGGTGTCTGTCTACAATGACGTCACACACATTGGCCTCACTGACCTGCCTTCCCGCCTGCCTACTCAGTCTTCCTTCTTGTATGGCAACAACATCTCAAAGTTCCTCTTGTCCATTGGTGAGAAGGACCACTTCAACATCAACCTTGAGGATGAGGTTGTAAGGGGTTCAATCATCCTGCAGAATGGCCAGTTGATGtggccacctccacctccaccagagCCTTCCCCAGGAGCTgtccctgctgctgctgctgctcctgcggCAGTCAAGgagccccctccacctcctaatTACTTCAACATCACCATGAAGGATGCCCTCATGTACACAGCTG GTTTGGGCAGCTTGGTGAGCCTTGGCATTGGTTCCCCTAATGCTGCTATGACACAGATGATGACCACCTTTGCCCTGTCAGGCATTGTTGGTTATCACACTGTGTGGTCTGTCACTCCtgctcttcactctcctcttatGTCTGTCACCAATGCAATCTCTG GTATTACTGCCGTTGGTGGTCTTCTGCTGATGGGTGGTGGTTATTACCCCACTAATGTCATTGAAGCTTTGGCCGCCTCTGCTGCTTTCATTTCCTTCATCAACATCTTTGGTGGCTTCATTGTCACACAGAGGATGTTGGACATGTTTAAGAG ACCCACTGATCCTCCTGAGTACAACTACCTGTACGGCATCCCGGCCACTGCCTTCCTTGGTGGATATGCAGCCTCTGCTGCAGCCGGTTATGCCGAGAGCCACCAGATGGCCTACCTTGCTGCCTCTCTGTGCTGTGTTGGTGCCCTTGCTGGTCTCTCCAACCAGGCAACCTGCAGGCTGGGCAACACCCTGGGCATT ATTGGTGTGTCGGGTGGTATTGCAGCCACCATTGGCCAGCTGGTGCCAGCCAACCCCGTCCTACTGCAGATGGGCGGAGCAGCTGCCCTTGGAGGTGCAATTGGCTCCACCATTGCCAAGAAGATCGAGATCACTGATCTACCTCAGCTCGTGGCTGCATTCCACAG CTTGGTGGGTGCTGCTGCTGTGCTCACCTGCATTGCAACTTATCTCCACGACTTCCCTCACTTCGCCACTGACCCTGCTGCCAACGCTATTAAGACGGCTCTCTTCTTGGGTACCTACATTGGAGGTGTGACCTTCAG TGGTTCCTTGGTTGCTTACGGAAAACTGCAAGGACTGCTGgactctgcccccctcctcctccctggccgCCATGCCCTCAATGCTAGTCTCCTTGCTGCTAATATTGGTGCCATGGCTTACTACTTCATCGACCCATCCCTCAACGCTGGACTGTCCATGCTGGgagccaccaccaccctctctgcTGTCATGGGTGTCACACTTACTATGGCCATTGGTG GTGCTGACATGCCTGTTGTGATCACGGTATTGAACAGTTACTCTGGCTGGGCCCTCTGCGCTGAGGGTTTCATGTTGAATAACAATTTGATGACTGTTGTGGGTGCCCTTATTGGTTCATCTGGTGCCATCCTTTCTTACATCATGTGCAAG GCAATGAACAGATCTCTCCCCAACGTTATTTTGGGAGGTTTTGGCACATCGTCCACCGGCACTGGCAAACCCATGGAGATTACTGGTACCCACACAGAGACCAATGTCGAGCAGACTGTAGAGATGATGACCAATGccaagaatatcattattgtccctG GTTACGGCCTGTGCGTTGCCAAGGCTCAGTACCCCATTGCCGAGATGGTTGACATCCTCAAGAAGAAGGGCAAGAACGTGCGCTTCGGTATCCATCCCGTGGCTGGGCGTATGCCTGGGCAACTGAACGTACTCTTGGCTGAAGCTGGTGTCCCCTATGATGTTGTGCTGGAGATGGAAGAAATCAACGACGACTTCCCTGAGACTGACCTGGTGTTGGTCATCGGTGCCAACGACACAGTCAACTCCGCCGCTGAAGACGATCCCAACTCCATCATCGCTGGCATGCCCGTTCTCCGCGTCTGGCTCTCACAACAG GTCATCGTTATGAAGAGATCCCTCGGCGTCGGCTACGCTGCCGTCGACAACCCCATTTTCTTCAAGGAGAACACTAACATGTTGCTTGGAGATGCTAAGAAGACCTGCGATGCCCTCTTGACCAAGCTCAAGGAACACTATGATTAG